In one window of Arachis ipaensis cultivar K30076 chromosome B06, Araip1.1, whole genome shotgun sequence DNA:
- the LOC107645996 gene encoding protein NRT1/ PTR FAMILY 4.6, with amino-acid sequence MADQEEKEEQKLLAEWKRKKGGFRASMFIFVLSALDNMGFVANMVSLVLYFYGVMHFDLSSSANTLTNFMGSTFLLSLVGGFISDTYLNRFSTCLLFGSLEVMALAMLSVQAGSRHLHPEACGKSSCVKGGIAVMLYTSLCLLALGVGGVRGSMTAFGADQFDDKDPSEAKALASFFNWLLMSSTLGAITGVTAVVWVSTQKAWHWGFFIITIASSIGFITLAIGKPFYRIKTPGDSPILRILQVLVVAFKNRKLSLPESHQELYEISDKDAAVEKIAHTNQIRFLDKAAIVSEKSKADRWKVCTVTQVEEVKILIRMLPIVGSTIIMNTCLAQLQTFSVQQGNVMNLKLGSLTVPAPSIPVIPLVFITILVPIYELFFVPFARKITNHPSGITQLQRVGVGLVLSAISMAVAAIVEVKRRERGRKDPSNPISLFWLSFQYAIFGVADMFTLVGLLEFFYREAPSGMKSLSTSLTWLSMSLGYFLSTVFVNLINGVTKRVSPSKQGWLHGFDLNHNNLNLFYWFLAILSCINFFNYIFWASRYKYKSDQLHPPPPPAAAATNHNKPLDQVPLRKMEIN; translated from the exons ATG GCAGaccaagaggaaaaagaagaacagaAGCTCCTAGCAGAATGGAAGAGAAAAAAAGGTGGATTCAGGGCTTCCATGTTCATCTTTg TGTTGTCAGCATTGGACAACATGGGATTTGTGGCAAACATGGTGAGCCTAGTGCTTTACTTTTATGGGGTGATGCACTTTGATCTGTCAAGTTCAGCCAACACTCTCACAAACTTCATGGGTTCAACTTTCTTGCTTTCCCTTGTTGGAGGCTTCATCTCAGACACATACTTAAACAGATTCAGCACATGCTTGCTTTTTGGATCCCTTGAAGTCATG GCATTGGCAATGCTGAGTGTTCAAGCTGGTTCAAGGCATTTACACCCAGAAGCATGTGGGAAATCAAGCTGTGTGAAAGGTGGTATAGCAGTGATGTTGTACACATCACTGTGCTTGTTGGCATTGGGAGTGGGAGGGGTTAGAGGCTCCATGACTGCATTTGGTGCTGACCAATTTGATGACAAGGATCCAAGTGAAGCAAAAGctcttgcaagcttcttcaactggCTTCTAATGAGTTCAACTCTTGGAGCAATCACTGGTGTAACTGCTGTTGTTTGGGTCAGCACTCAGAAAGCATGGCACTGGGGATTCTTCATCATAACCATAGCTTCCTCCATTGGATTCATCACTCTTGCTATTGGAAAACCATTCTATAGAATCAAAACTCCTGGGGATAGCCCCATTTTGAGGATTCTTCAGGTTCTTGTTGTGGCTTTTAAGAACCGAAAGCTGTCACTGCCAGAATCACACCAAGAATTGTATGAGATCAGTGACAAAGATGCTGCTGTAGAGAAGATTGCACACACCAACCAGATTAG GTTCCTAGATAAAGCGGCGATTGTTTCAGAAAAGTCAAAGGCAGATAGATGGAAAGTGTGCACAGTAACACAGGTAGAAGAAgtgaagatcctaataagaatgCTACCAATAGTGGGAAGCACCATCATAATGAACACATGCTTGGCACAGCTTCAAACATTCTCAGTTCAGCAAGGCAATGTAATGAACCTCAAACTGGGTTCTCTAACAGTTCCAGCACCTTCCATTCCCGTTATACCCCTTGTCTTCATAACCATCTTGGTCCCCATTTACGAACTATTCTTCGTCCCATTCGCACGCAAGATCACAAACCACCCCTCaggaattacacaactacagagaGTTGGCGTAGGCCTTGTTCTCTCTGCAATCTCAATGGCAGTGGCTGCAATTGTTGAGGTGAAAAGAAGGGAGAGAGGGAGAAAAGACCCTTCTAACCCCATAAGCCTGTTCTGGCTTTCGTTCCAGTACGCTATATTTGGTGTTGCGGACATGTTCACGCTTGTGGGACTGTTGGAATTCTTCTACAGAGAAGCTCCTTCGGGGATGAAATCGTTGTCAACATCGTTGACGTGGCTATCCATGTCTCTTGGATACTTTCTGAGCACGGTGTTTGTGAATCTCATAAATGGTGTTACGAAAAGAGTGAGTCCTAGTAAACAAGGGTGGTTGCATGGTTTTGACTTGAATCACAATAATCTCAACTTGTTTTATTGGTTCTTGGCCATTCTTAGCTGCATTAACTTCTTCAACTACATCTTCTGGGCCTCAAGGTACAAGTACAAATCTGATCAACTAcaccctcctcctcctcctgctGCTGCTGCCACAAATCACAACAAGCCTTTAGATCAAGTTCCCCTCAGAAAAATGGAGATTAATTAG
- the LOC107645994 gene encoding pectin acetylesterase 12 isoform X1: MGKLFWLAIAIAIGLVLSNWVHGFQGYEYHHLNETEPSLLEAHESSLFQSNTLFVGLTLIHTAAAKGAVCLDGSLPAYHLHRGYGSGANSWLINLEGGGWCNSIRTCVYRKRTRRGSSTFMEKEIPFTGILSNKAEENPDFFNWNRVKIRYCDGASFTGDSEDKTADLQFRGQRIWAAAIEDLMSQGMRFAEQALLSGCSAGGLATIIHCDEFRNLFPRTTRVKCLSDAGLFLDAIDISGGHTLRNFYTGVVGLQGAQKNLPEICTNHLDPTSCFFPQNLIASVRTPLFILNAAYDSWQIQSSIAPPSADPHGYWHDCRLNYAKCTTSQIQFLQGFRIHMLNIIKEFSRSYKNGLFINSCFSHCQSERQDTWFAENSPIVKNKVIAVAVGDWYFDRAGVKVIDCPYPCDNTCHHLVFRS, from the exons ATGGGGAAACTTTTCTGGCTTGCCATTGCGATTGCGATAGGACTTGTTTTAAGCAACTGGGTTCATGGCTTTCAAGGATATGAATATCACCACTTGAATGAAACAGAACCCTCATTGCTGGAGGCTCATGAATCATCTTTGTTTCAGAGCAATACTCTCTTCGTGGGACTCACCCTTATTCATACTGCAGCTGCCAAAGGAGCAG TGTGCTTGGATGGATCTTTACCTGCTTATCATTTGCATCGGGGTTATGGATCAGGAGCAAACAGCTGGCTTATTAATTTAGAG GGAGGTGGATGGTGTAACAGCATTAGAACATGTGTTTATCGCAAGAGAACACGGCGTGGATCATCCACATTTATGGAAAAGGAGATTCCTTTTACGGGAATACTGAGCAACAAAGCTGAAGAAAACCCAG ATTTTTTCAATTGGAACAGAGTAAAGATTCGTTATTGTGATGGAGCATCATTTACCGGTGATAGTGAAGACAAG ACAGCAGACCTACAATTCAGAGGACAGAGGATTTGGGCAGCCGCAATAGAAGATTTGATGTCCCAGGGAATGCGCTTTGCCGAGCAG GCTCTTCTCTCCGGATGCTCTGCTGGTGGCTTGGCTACTATCATACACTGCGACGAATTTCGCAACCTCTTTCCTAGGACCACCAGAGTGAAGTGTCTTAGTGATGCCGGATTGTTTCTTGATGC aATTGATATATCTGGTGGCCATACCCTCAGAAATTTCTACACCGGTGTCGTAGGATTGCAG GGAGCACAGAAGAATTTGCCCGAGATATGTACTAATCATCTTGACCCCACATCG TGCTTCTTCCCCCAGAACTTGATTGCGAGTGTTAGAACCCCGCTATTCATTCTCAATGCTGCTTATGATTCATGGCAG ATCCAATCGAGTATAGCGCCTCCATCAGCAGATCCACATGGATATTGGCATGATTGCAGATTAAACTATGCTAAATGTACTACATCACAGATCCAATTTCTTCAAG GATTCAGGATTCACATGCTGAACATTATAAAAGAGTTCTCAAGATCATACAAGAATGGATTGTTCATCAATTCATGTTTCTCTCACTGCCAATCTGAGAGGCAGGACACATGGTTCGCTGAAAATTCTCCAATCGTGAAGAACAAG GTAATTGCTGTGGCTGTTGGAGATTGGTATTTCGACCGCGCAGGTGTGAAGGTGATTGATTGTCCTTACCCTTGTGATAATACCTGTCACCATCTCGTATTCAGATCATGA
- the LOC107645994 gene encoding pectin acetylesterase 12 isoform X2, which yields MKQNPHCWRLMNHLCFRAILSSWDSPLFILQLPKEQGGGWCNSIRTCVYRKRTRRGSSTFMEKEIPFTGILSNKAEENPDFFNWNRVKIRYCDGASFTGDSEDKTADLQFRGQRIWAAAIEDLMSQGMRFAEQALLSGCSAGGLATIIHCDEFRNLFPRTTRVKCLSDAGLFLDAIDISGGHTLRNFYTGVVGLQGAQKNLPEICTNHLDPTSCFFPQNLIASVRTPLFILNAAYDSWQIQSSIAPPSADPHGYWHDCRLNYAKCTTSQIQFLQGFRIHMLNIIKEFSRSYKNGLFINSCFSHCQSERQDTWFAENSPIVKNKVIAVAVGDWYFDRAGVKVIDCPYPCDNTCHHLVFRS from the exons ATGAAACAGAACCCTCATTGCTGGAGGCTCATGAATCATCTTTGTTTCAGAGCAATACTCTCTTCGTGGGACTCACCCTTATTCATACTGCAGCTGCCAAAGGAGCAG GGAGGTGGATGGTGTAACAGCATTAGAACATGTGTTTATCGCAAGAGAACACGGCGTGGATCATCCACATTTATGGAAAAGGAGATTCCTTTTACGGGAATACTGAGCAACAAAGCTGAAGAAAACCCAG ATTTTTTCAATTGGAACAGAGTAAAGATTCGTTATTGTGATGGAGCATCATTTACCGGTGATAGTGAAGACAAG ACAGCAGACCTACAATTCAGAGGACAGAGGATTTGGGCAGCCGCAATAGAAGATTTGATGTCCCAGGGAATGCGCTTTGCCGAGCAG GCTCTTCTCTCCGGATGCTCTGCTGGTGGCTTGGCTACTATCATACACTGCGACGAATTTCGCAACCTCTTTCCTAGGACCACCAGAGTGAAGTGTCTTAGTGATGCCGGATTGTTTCTTGATGC aATTGATATATCTGGTGGCCATACCCTCAGAAATTTCTACACCGGTGTCGTAGGATTGCAG GGAGCACAGAAGAATTTGCCCGAGATATGTACTAATCATCTTGACCCCACATCG TGCTTCTTCCCCCAGAACTTGATTGCGAGTGTTAGAACCCCGCTATTCATTCTCAATGCTGCTTATGATTCATGGCAG ATCCAATCGAGTATAGCGCCTCCATCAGCAGATCCACATGGATATTGGCATGATTGCAGATTAAACTATGCTAAATGTACTACATCACAGATCCAATTTCTTCAAG GATTCAGGATTCACATGCTGAACATTATAAAAGAGTTCTCAAGATCATACAAGAATGGATTGTTCATCAATTCATGTTTCTCTCACTGCCAATCTGAGAGGCAGGACACATGGTTCGCTGAAAATTCTCCAATCGTGAAGAACAAG GTAATTGCTGTGGCTGTTGGAGATTGGTATTTCGACCGCGCAGGTGTGAAGGTGATTGATTGTCCTTACCCTTGTGATAATACCTGTCACCATCTCGTATTCAGATCATGA
- the LOC107645995 gene encoding phytochrome A isoform X2, which yields MSSSRRSQSSSNSSRSRQSARVIAQTSVDAKLHANFEESGSSFDYSNSVRLSSGTASGEKQARCDRVTAAYLHQMQKGKFIQPFGCLLALDDKTLRVIAYSHNASEMLTMVSHAVPSVGDHPALAIGTDIRTIFTPSSAAALQKALAVPEVSLLNPILVHCKTSGKPFYAIVHRITASLIIDFEPVKPHEVPMTAAGALQSYKLAAKAITRLQSLPSGSMETLCDTMVQEVFELTGYDRVMAYKFHEDDHGEVIAEVAKPGLEPYLGLHYPATDIPQAARFLFMKNKVRMIVDCRAKHVKVLQDPKVSIDLTLCGSTLRAAHSCHLQYMENMNSIASLVLAVVVNDNDEDGDGSDVVQPQKRKRLWGLVVCHNTTPRFVPFPLRYACEFLAQVFAIHVNKELELEYQIVEKNILRTQTLLCDMLMRDAPLGIVSQSPNIMDLVRCDGAALLYRDKVWRLGVAPSESHIRELALWLSKCHKDSTGLSTDSLSDAGFPGAAALGDVVCGMAAVRISSMDIVFWFRSHTAAEIRWGGAKHEPGDRDDPTKMSPRSSFKAFLEVVKGRSLPWKDYEMDAIHSLQLILRNSFKDNEIMDISTQAIDTRLNDLKIEGMQELEAVTSEMVRLIETASVPILAVNVDGMVNGWNTKIAELTGLSVEEAIGKDLLTLVEDFSVERVKKMLDMALQGKEEKNFQFEIKTHGVKIDSGPISLVVNACASRNLQNSVVGVCFVAHDMTAEKTVMDKFTRIEGDYRAIVQNPNPLIPPIFGTDEFGWCCEWNSAMTKLTGWKREDVMDKMLLGEVFGTHMACCRLKNQEAVVNFGIVLNNAMTGVETEKAAFGFFTRKGKYVECLLSVSKKLDVEGEVTGVFCFLQTASPELQQALHIQRLSEQTALKRLKALTYMKRKIRNPLCGIVFSRKLLENTELGIEQKQLLDTGTQCQRQLSKILDDSDLDRIIDGYLDLEMVEFTLHQVFVACLSQVMTKSKAMGIHIINEVTEHIMTETLYGDSLRLQQVLADFLLICINFTPTGGQVVVAASLTKDQLGKSVHLANLEISITHDGVGVPETLLNQMFGRDGQESEEGISLLISRKLLKLMQIIFHLNS from the exons ATGTCGTCGTCGAGGCGAAGCCAATCATCGAGCAATTCAAGCAGATCAAGACAGAGTGCAAGAGTAATTGCTCAGACAAGTGTGGATGCAAAGCTGCATGCAAACTTTGAGGAGTCCGGAAGTTCATTCGACTACTCGAATTCGGTGCGGTTGTCTTCCGGTACAGCCAGTGGAGAAAAGCAAGCAAGGTGTGACAGAGTTACAGCAGCTTATCTTCATCAAATGCAGAAGGGGAAGTTCATCCAGCCCTTTGGGTGCTTGCTAGCTTTGGATGACAAGACACTTAGGGTCATTGCATACAGTCACAATGCATCTGAAATGCTTACCATGGTCAGCCATGCTGTCCCAAGTGTTGGTGATCACCCTGCTCTTGCCATTGGCACCGACATTCGGACTATTTTCACGCCCTCAAGTGCTGCTGCTTTGCAAAAGGCCCTTGCAGTTCCGGAGGTTTCGCTTCTTAACCCCATTCTAGTTCATTGCAAGACTTCTGGCAAGCCCTTCTATGCAATTGTTCATCGTATTACCGCTAGTTTGATCATTGATTTTGAGCCTGTTAAGCCTCATGAAGTTCCCATGACTGCCGCCGGAGCGCTGCAATCTTACAAGCTTGCGGCCAAAGCAATAACTAGATTGCAGTCTTTGCCCAGTGGGAGCATGGAAACGCTTTGTGACACCATGGTTCAAGAAGTTTTTGAGCTCACGGGTTATGACAGGGTGATGGCTTATAAATTTCATGAGGATGATCATGGGGAAGTGATTGCTGAGGTTGCAAAACCAGGCCTTGAGCCATATCTGGGTTTGCACTATCCAGCAACTGATATCCCCCAGGCTGCGCGCTTCTTGTTTATGAAAAACAAGGTCCGAATGATAGTTGATTGTCGTGCAAAGCATGTGAAGGTGCTTCAAGACCCCAAAGTTTCCATTGACTTAACTTTGTGCGGTTCAACTTTAAGGGCTGCTCATAGTTGCCACTTGCAATATATGGAGAATATGAATTCAATTGCTTCCCTGGTTTTGGCAGTTGTGGTCAATGATAACGATGAAGATGGGGATGGCTCTGATGTTGTTCAGCCACAAAAGAGAAAGAGACTTTGGGGTTTAGTAGTTTGCCATAACACTACTCCAAGGTTTGTTCCCTTTCCTCTAAGGTATGCTTGTGAATTTTTGGCTCAAGTATTTGCCATCCATGTGAATAAGGAATTAGAGTTAGAATATCAGATTGTTGAGAAGAATATCCTGCGCACGCAGACACTCTTGTGCGATATGCTGATGCGAGATGCACCCCTTGGTATTGTATCACAGAGCCCTAATATAATGGATCTTGTGAGATGTGATGGAGCAGCACTCTTGTATAGAGACAAGGTATGGAGATTAGGTGTGGCTCCAAGTGAATCTCACATAAGAGAGTTAGCTTTATGGCTCTCTAAGTGCCACAAGGACTCCACGGGTTTGAGTACAGATAGCTTGTCTGATGCAGGCTTCCCAGGAGCTGCTGCTCTTGGTGATGTTGTTTGTGGAATGGCAGCTGTGAGAATTTCTTCCATGGACATAGTTTTCTGGTTTAGATCACACACTGCTGCAGAAATCAGATGGGGTGGTGCCAAGCATGAACCTGGTGACAGGGATGATCCTACAAAGATGAGTCCAAGATCATCATTCAAGGCTTTCCTTGAAGTTGTGAAGGGAAGGAGCTTACCATGGAAGGACTACGAAATGGATGCTATCCATTCATTGCAGCTAATACTGAGAAATTCGTTCAAAGATAATGAGATTATGGATATAAGCACGCAAGCTATTGATACAAGACTAAATGATTTGAAGATTGAAGGGATGCAAGAACTAGAAGCAGTGACGAGTGAGATGGTTCGATTAATTGAAACAGCATCAGTGCCAATTTTGGCAGTTAATGTTGATGGGATGGTCAATGGATGGAACACGAAGATTGCTGAGTTGACAGGCCTTTCAGTTGAGGAAGCCATTGGAAAGGATTTACTTACGCTGGTTGAGGATTTTTCAGTAGAGAGAGTCAAGAAGATGCTGGACATGGCACTGCAGG gtaaagaagagaagaatttCCAATTTGAGATCAAAACACATGGTGTGAAGATTGATTCAGGTCCTATCAGCTTGGTAGTTAATGCTTGTGCAAGCAGGAATCTCCAAAACAGCGTGGTGGGAGTTTGTTTTGTGGCCCATGATATGACTGCTGAGAAGACAGTCATGGACAAATTCACTCGAATTGAAGGTGACTATAGGGCGATTGTACAGAATCCGAACCCTTTGATCCCCCCAATATTTGGCACAGATGAATTTGGCTGGTGTTGTGAATGGAATTCAGCCATGACAAAGTTAACTGGATGGAAGAGAGAGGATGTGATGGATAAAATGCTATTAGGGGAGGTTTTTGGAACCCATATGGCTTGTTGCCGTCTTAAGAATCAAGAAGCTGTTGTTAATTTTGGAATTGTACTTAACAATGCCATGACTGGTGTGGAAACAGAGAAAGCTGCTTTTGGTTTCTTCACTCGGAAGGGCAAGTATGTAGAATGCTTGCTTTCTGTGAGCAAGAAATTGGATGTAGAGGGTGAAGTTACTGGAGTCTTCTGCTTCTTACAGACAGCTAGCCCTGAGCTTCAACAAGCATTGCATATTCAGCGTTTGTCCGAACAAACTGCATTGAAGAGACTCAAAGCTTTAACTTATATGAAAAGGAAAATTCGGAATCCTTTGTGTGGGATTGTGTTCTCTCGAAAATTGTTGGAGAATACTGAGTTGGGAATTGAGCAAAAACAACTTCTGGACACTGGCACTCAGTGCCAACGCCAGCTTAGCAAAATTCTCGATGACTCGGATCTTGACCGTATCATTGATGG CTACTtggatttggaaatggttgaatTCACTCTGCATCAAGTTTTTGTTGCCTGCCTAAGTCAGGTCATGACAAAGAGCAAGGCAATGGGTATCCATATAATCAACGAAGTCACGGAGCACATCATGACAGAAACCTTATATGGTGATAGTCTTAGGCTGCAGCAAGTCTTGGCTGACTTCTTATtgatttgcatcaattttacgCCAACCGGAGGTCAAGTTGTTGTTGCAGCCTCTTTAACCAAAGATCAATTAGGCAAATCAGTTCATTTGGCTAACTTGGAGATAAG CATAACACATGATGGTGTTGGTGTTCCGGAAACATTGCTGAACCAAATGTTCGGACGAGACGGACAAGAATCCGAGGAGGGTATTAGTCTGCTCATCAGCAGAAAGTTGCTGAAGCTGAT GCAAATCATCTTTCATCTTAACAGTTGA
- the LOC107645995 gene encoding phytochrome A isoform X1, translating to MSSSRRSQSSSNSSRSRQSARVIAQTSVDAKLHANFEESGSSFDYSNSVRLSSGTASGEKQARCDRVTAAYLHQMQKGKFIQPFGCLLALDDKTLRVIAYSHNASEMLTMVSHAVPSVGDHPALAIGTDIRTIFTPSSAAALQKALAVPEVSLLNPILVHCKTSGKPFYAIVHRITASLIIDFEPVKPHEVPMTAAGALQSYKLAAKAITRLQSLPSGSMETLCDTMVQEVFELTGYDRVMAYKFHEDDHGEVIAEVAKPGLEPYLGLHYPATDIPQAARFLFMKNKVRMIVDCRAKHVKVLQDPKVSIDLTLCGSTLRAAHSCHLQYMENMNSIASLVLAVVVNDNDEDGDGSDVVQPQKRKRLWGLVVCHNTTPRFVPFPLRYACEFLAQVFAIHVNKELELEYQIVEKNILRTQTLLCDMLMRDAPLGIVSQSPNIMDLVRCDGAALLYRDKVWRLGVAPSESHIRELALWLSKCHKDSTGLSTDSLSDAGFPGAAALGDVVCGMAAVRISSMDIVFWFRSHTAAEIRWGGAKHEPGDRDDPTKMSPRSSFKAFLEVVKGRSLPWKDYEMDAIHSLQLILRNSFKDNEIMDISTQAIDTRLNDLKIEGMQELEAVTSEMVRLIETASVPILAVNVDGMVNGWNTKIAELTGLSVEEAIGKDLLTLVEDFSVERVKKMLDMALQGKEEKNFQFEIKTHGVKIDSGPISLVVNACASRNLQNSVVGVCFVAHDMTAEKTVMDKFTRIEGDYRAIVQNPNPLIPPIFGTDEFGWCCEWNSAMTKLTGWKREDVMDKMLLGEVFGTHMACCRLKNQEAVVNFGIVLNNAMTGVETEKAAFGFFTRKGKYVECLLSVSKKLDVEGEVTGVFCFLQTASPELQQALHIQRLSEQTALKRLKALTYMKRKIRNPLCGIVFSRKLLENTELGIEQKQLLDTGTQCQRQLSKILDDSDLDRIIDGYLDLEMVEFTLHQVFVACLSQVMTKSKAMGIHIINEVTEHIMTETLYGDSLRLQQVLADFLLICINFTPTGGQVVVAASLTKDQLGKSVHLANLEISITHDGVGVPETLLNQMFGRDGQESEEGISLLISRKLLKLMNGDVRYLREAGKSSFILTVELAASQKLIA from the exons ATGTCGTCGTCGAGGCGAAGCCAATCATCGAGCAATTCAAGCAGATCAAGACAGAGTGCAAGAGTAATTGCTCAGACAAGTGTGGATGCAAAGCTGCATGCAAACTTTGAGGAGTCCGGAAGTTCATTCGACTACTCGAATTCGGTGCGGTTGTCTTCCGGTACAGCCAGTGGAGAAAAGCAAGCAAGGTGTGACAGAGTTACAGCAGCTTATCTTCATCAAATGCAGAAGGGGAAGTTCATCCAGCCCTTTGGGTGCTTGCTAGCTTTGGATGACAAGACACTTAGGGTCATTGCATACAGTCACAATGCATCTGAAATGCTTACCATGGTCAGCCATGCTGTCCCAAGTGTTGGTGATCACCCTGCTCTTGCCATTGGCACCGACATTCGGACTATTTTCACGCCCTCAAGTGCTGCTGCTTTGCAAAAGGCCCTTGCAGTTCCGGAGGTTTCGCTTCTTAACCCCATTCTAGTTCATTGCAAGACTTCTGGCAAGCCCTTCTATGCAATTGTTCATCGTATTACCGCTAGTTTGATCATTGATTTTGAGCCTGTTAAGCCTCATGAAGTTCCCATGACTGCCGCCGGAGCGCTGCAATCTTACAAGCTTGCGGCCAAAGCAATAACTAGATTGCAGTCTTTGCCCAGTGGGAGCATGGAAACGCTTTGTGACACCATGGTTCAAGAAGTTTTTGAGCTCACGGGTTATGACAGGGTGATGGCTTATAAATTTCATGAGGATGATCATGGGGAAGTGATTGCTGAGGTTGCAAAACCAGGCCTTGAGCCATATCTGGGTTTGCACTATCCAGCAACTGATATCCCCCAGGCTGCGCGCTTCTTGTTTATGAAAAACAAGGTCCGAATGATAGTTGATTGTCGTGCAAAGCATGTGAAGGTGCTTCAAGACCCCAAAGTTTCCATTGACTTAACTTTGTGCGGTTCAACTTTAAGGGCTGCTCATAGTTGCCACTTGCAATATATGGAGAATATGAATTCAATTGCTTCCCTGGTTTTGGCAGTTGTGGTCAATGATAACGATGAAGATGGGGATGGCTCTGATGTTGTTCAGCCACAAAAGAGAAAGAGACTTTGGGGTTTAGTAGTTTGCCATAACACTACTCCAAGGTTTGTTCCCTTTCCTCTAAGGTATGCTTGTGAATTTTTGGCTCAAGTATTTGCCATCCATGTGAATAAGGAATTAGAGTTAGAATATCAGATTGTTGAGAAGAATATCCTGCGCACGCAGACACTCTTGTGCGATATGCTGATGCGAGATGCACCCCTTGGTATTGTATCACAGAGCCCTAATATAATGGATCTTGTGAGATGTGATGGAGCAGCACTCTTGTATAGAGACAAGGTATGGAGATTAGGTGTGGCTCCAAGTGAATCTCACATAAGAGAGTTAGCTTTATGGCTCTCTAAGTGCCACAAGGACTCCACGGGTTTGAGTACAGATAGCTTGTCTGATGCAGGCTTCCCAGGAGCTGCTGCTCTTGGTGATGTTGTTTGTGGAATGGCAGCTGTGAGAATTTCTTCCATGGACATAGTTTTCTGGTTTAGATCACACACTGCTGCAGAAATCAGATGGGGTGGTGCCAAGCATGAACCTGGTGACAGGGATGATCCTACAAAGATGAGTCCAAGATCATCATTCAAGGCTTTCCTTGAAGTTGTGAAGGGAAGGAGCTTACCATGGAAGGACTACGAAATGGATGCTATCCATTCATTGCAGCTAATACTGAGAAATTCGTTCAAAGATAATGAGATTATGGATATAAGCACGCAAGCTATTGATACAAGACTAAATGATTTGAAGATTGAAGGGATGCAAGAACTAGAAGCAGTGACGAGTGAGATGGTTCGATTAATTGAAACAGCATCAGTGCCAATTTTGGCAGTTAATGTTGATGGGATGGTCAATGGATGGAACACGAAGATTGCTGAGTTGACAGGCCTTTCAGTTGAGGAAGCCATTGGAAAGGATTTACTTACGCTGGTTGAGGATTTTTCAGTAGAGAGAGTCAAGAAGATGCTGGACATGGCACTGCAGG gtaaagaagagaagaatttCCAATTTGAGATCAAAACACATGGTGTGAAGATTGATTCAGGTCCTATCAGCTTGGTAGTTAATGCTTGTGCAAGCAGGAATCTCCAAAACAGCGTGGTGGGAGTTTGTTTTGTGGCCCATGATATGACTGCTGAGAAGACAGTCATGGACAAATTCACTCGAATTGAAGGTGACTATAGGGCGATTGTACAGAATCCGAACCCTTTGATCCCCCCAATATTTGGCACAGATGAATTTGGCTGGTGTTGTGAATGGAATTCAGCCATGACAAAGTTAACTGGATGGAAGAGAGAGGATGTGATGGATAAAATGCTATTAGGGGAGGTTTTTGGAACCCATATGGCTTGTTGCCGTCTTAAGAATCAAGAAGCTGTTGTTAATTTTGGAATTGTACTTAACAATGCCATGACTGGTGTGGAAACAGAGAAAGCTGCTTTTGGTTTCTTCACTCGGAAGGGCAAGTATGTAGAATGCTTGCTTTCTGTGAGCAAGAAATTGGATGTAGAGGGTGAAGTTACTGGAGTCTTCTGCTTCTTACAGACAGCTAGCCCTGAGCTTCAACAAGCATTGCATATTCAGCGTTTGTCCGAACAAACTGCATTGAAGAGACTCAAAGCTTTAACTTATATGAAAAGGAAAATTCGGAATCCTTTGTGTGGGATTGTGTTCTCTCGAAAATTGTTGGAGAATACTGAGTTGGGAATTGAGCAAAAACAACTTCTGGACACTGGCACTCAGTGCCAACGCCAGCTTAGCAAAATTCTCGATGACTCGGATCTTGACCGTATCATTGATGG CTACTtggatttggaaatggttgaatTCACTCTGCATCAAGTTTTTGTTGCCTGCCTAAGTCAGGTCATGACAAAGAGCAAGGCAATGGGTATCCATATAATCAACGAAGTCACGGAGCACATCATGACAGAAACCTTATATGGTGATAGTCTTAGGCTGCAGCAAGTCTTGGCTGACTTCTTATtgatttgcatcaattttacgCCAACCGGAGGTCAAGTTGTTGTTGCAGCCTCTTTAACCAAAGATCAATTAGGCAAATCAGTTCATTTGGCTAACTTGGAGATAAG CATAACACATGATGGTGTTGGTGTTCCGGAAACATTGCTGAACCAAATGTTCGGACGAGACGGACAAGAATCCGAGGAGGGTATTAGTCTGCTCATCAGCAGAAAGTTGCTGAAGCTGATGAATGGAGACGTGCGGTATCTGAGGGAAGCTGGCAAATCATCTTTCATCTTAACAGTTGAACTGGCTGCTTCCCAGAAATTGATTGCTTAA